GCCAGACCAACCAGCAGTGGACCGCCAACGCCAACGGCACCGTCACCGGCGTTCAGTCCGGCCGCTGCCTGGACGTGTGGGGCACCGGCAACGGGCAGCAGGTCCAGATCTACGACTGCAACGGCCAGCCCAACCAGCAGTTCACGCTCGCACCCCTGGGCGTCTAGACCGATGTGAGGTCCGGGGACGGATGAAGGCCTCCGGCTGTGCGGTGGGGTTGTCGAGACACCACTGCACAGCACCGGGGGCCTTCATGTCCGTCAGGACGCGTAGCGCTTCTCGGCCCGGGCCCGGGCCTTCGCCGCCTCCACCTCGCGGTCCTTCGGCGGGGCGGTGGTGACCAGACCGTTCAGCAGTTCCTGCGTGGCCGCGGCGATCGCCGCCACCGCCTGGTCGAAAACCGCCTGGTTGGCCTGCGACGGGCGGGTCGCACCGGCTACCTTCCGGACATACTGCAACGCTGCGGCGTGCACCTCGTCGGGCGTCGCGGGCGGCTCGAAGTTGTGCAACTGGTGGATGTTCCGGCACACGGGTGTCTCCCTCAGCAGTGACGGTATGTCGTCGTGAATCTATGTGATGCTCGGGCATCCGTCAGGGACACCTCTCGACCGGGGCCCGGCTCCGCCGTACAACACGAGGTGGGCATGCGACTGCGGACGGCGTTGCCAGCGGGCGGTGGCGTCGCCGTGGCGGTCCAGGTGCTCTATCCCTTCCTGCCGGGATCCGCCGGATATGCCCTCTCTGACGTGATCGTCGCATCCGCGAGCGGTTACGCGGCGTGGCACTACTGGGGCCGGGCGTGGCAGCCGAGCGACACCCGGCCGATCCGGGTCGGTTACGCGTTCGGGGCCGTCGCCTGCACCGCGTGGAGCCTCTCCAACCTGCTCATGCTCGTCGCCGTCCTCGCCCTCCCGGTCCTGAACGAGGCCGCGGCCGTACTCTCCCTGATCGCCGCGGTCTTCGTCCCGGTCGCCGTCGTGCTGGCCGGCCACCGCCTGTACGGCATCGCCGCGGTCCGCCGGGCGATCGACGTCGCCGCCGTCGCCGGCGCCGTCTTCGCGCTGGCCTGGGAGTTCGTGCTCGCCGACCTGACGACGCAGGCGGTCAACCTGCCGGAGAACTACGCGATCACCATCGTCGCCGTCCTGGTCCTGGGCTCGTCGGTGGCGCTGGTGACGCTTTCCGAGTCCGCACCGGACCGGGGACTGACCGCCCAGCAGGTGCTCGCCTGCGCCACGCTGATCCAAGCGGTCACCGTGATCGTCGGGCTGCGCAACGGCGTCGCCGGCGACCCCTGGTTCGCCTACGGGGCCGGCGCCGGCTACGTCCTCGGCGCGTGGGCCACCGCGGTCTCCAGCCGTCTGCAAATCTCCCGGCCCGGCGCGGAGGTGGTGGAACGCCTGGTCTTCGGCCCGTGGGTGTTGCTGCCGTACCTCCCGGTGGTGGCCGCGGTCGGGATCGCCGGCTTCCGTGAGGCCCGCGACGGCCGGCTCAGCCCGGTGCTGGTCTGGCTGCTGCTCGCGAGCTTCACCCTGGTGCTGCTGAGGCAGTTCCTCACCCTGATCACTGTCGGTCGGATGGCCGTGGTGCTGGAGGAGCAGAAGCTCGCCCTCGCGCACCAGGCGCACCACGACGGCCTGACCGGCCTGCCCAACCGGGTCGCCTTCCACGACCGTGCCGCGGCGATGCTGGCCGGTCTGCCGACCGGCGTCTGCGCCATGATGCTCGATCTGGACGGCTTCAAGCCGGTCAACGACACACTCGGCCACGCGGCCGGCGACGAGGTGCTGATCGTGGTCGCCCAGCGGCTGGTCGCCGAACTGCGCGAGTCCGACCTGGTCAGCCGGTTCGGCGGGGACGAGTTCGCGGTCCTGATCACCGAGACCGGCGACGCGGCGGACGCGGTGGCGAGGCGGTTGCTGGACCGGCTGGCCCAGCCGATGCTGGTGCACGGCACCGAGGTCAGCGTGGGCGGCAGCATCGGGGTCACGGCCCTTCCGGCCGGGCAGGCGGGCAGCATCAGCTCGCTGCTCCGCCAGGCCGACACCGCGATGTACG
Above is a genomic segment from Actinoplanes ianthinogenes containing:
- a CDS encoding DUF2277 domain-containing protein; translated protein: MCRNIHQLHNFEPPATPDEVHAAALQYVRKVAGATRPSQANQAVFDQAVAAIAAATQELLNGLVTTAPPKDREVEAAKARARAEKRYAS
- a CDS encoding GGDEF domain-containing protein; its protein translation is MRLRTALPAGGGVAVAVQVLYPFLPGSAGYALSDVIVASASGYAAWHYWGRAWQPSDTRPIRVGYAFGAVACTAWSLSNLLMLVAVLALPVLNEAAAVLSLIAAVFVPVAVVLAGHRLYGIAAVRRAIDVAAVAGAVFALAWEFVLADLTTQAVNLPENYAITIVAVLVLGSSVALVTLSESAPDRGLTAQQVLACATLIQAVTVIVGLRNGVAGDPWFAYGAGAGYVLGAWATAVSSRLQISRPGAEVVERLVFGPWVLLPYLPVVAAVGIAGFREARDGRLSPVLVWLLLASFTLVLLRQFLTLITVGRMAVVLEEQKLALAHQAHHDGLTGLPNRVAFHDRAAAMLAGLPTGVCAMMLDLDGFKPVNDTLGHAAGDEVLIVVAQRLVAELRESDLVSRFGGDEFAVLITETGDAADAVARRLLDRLAQPMLVHGTEVSVGGSIGVTALPAGQAGSISSLLRQADTAMYAAKAAGKGVVRWYESDSRVA